AGCTGGCTCCTGCCCCGGGTCGGCATACCCCAATAGCCCGCCGGACCGCGCAACGCGAACGCCCCCCCACGGGGGCGTTTTCCGTTTACACCCGCCCCGGGGGGACGGTATACTCTCCCCGTTAATAAAAACCGCAAAGGAGCACCGTGCGCGAAGACCTGGACCGGCTCATGGAAGAGCGGGGGATAGACTGGCTTTTCATCGAGGGGGGGAACGGGGACAACCCCGCGATGCACTACTTCCTCGGCAACGCCCCCATCGGCTACTGCTCCCTGTGGAAACCCCGCGGCGGTCGGGCGTTCCTCTTCACCGGACCCTTCGAGCGCGAGGAAGCCAGGAGACTGCCCTTCACCGCCGTGGACACGACGAAGTACAACTACTATGAGCTTCTGGTGAAAGAGCCGGACCACCTCAAACGGGCCGTGGAGTTTATCCGCCGCATGATGGCGGACGTGGGCGTGAAAGGGCGCGTGTCGCTCTACGGTCGGGGCGGACTCGGCGCCAACTACGCCCTCTATCGGGCGCTCGACGGAGCGGTGCCCGAGGTGCAAATCGAGCCCGAGTACGAGAACGACGTGATCATCAGCGCCCGCGAGACCAAGGACGCCGAGGAAATCTCCCACATCCGGCGGGTCGGGGAAAAATCGTGCGAGGTCTACGCCGAGGTGCGGAAGCTTCTCGGTTCCGCCGAGGAACGCGGGGGGAAGCTCTTCGGTCCGGAGGGGCCGCTGACCGTGGGTGTCGTCAAGCGCTTCATCACCCTGGAACTCTTCAAGCGCGGGCTGAT
Above is a window of bacterium DNA encoding:
- a CDS encoding Xaa-Pro peptidase family protein, with translation MREDLDRLMEERGIDWLFIEGGNGDNPAMHYFLGNAPIGYCSLWKPRGGRAFLFTGPFEREEARRLPFTAVDTTKYNYYELLVKEPDHLKRAVEFIRRMMADVGVKGRVSLYGRGGLGANYALYRALDGAVPEVQIEPEYENDVIISARETKDAEEISHIRRVGEKSCEVYAEVRKLLGSAEERGGKLFGPEGPLTVGVVKRFITLELFKRGLMEDVGTIFAPGDEGGYPHSHGTDSRQLAVGEPIVYDMFPRELGHGYYFDMTRTWCVGRVHPAADRDYTLVKEVQAEVENAIEVGGSAYSYHKRAADLIGRAGHPTIISNPATQVGYCHGLGHGVGLDIHEKPRLGGTEKNPDLIQPGSVFTNEPGVYYPDRGYGVRVEDTLCVTPEGKVENLTSEPKALLVPLK